The following coding sequences are from one Diospyros lotus cultivar Yz01 chromosome 7, ASM1463336v1, whole genome shotgun sequence window:
- the LOC127806300 gene encoding receptor protein kinase TMK1-like translates to METRLAVAFFLATVSVVFSATDPNDLAILKQFREGLENPELLEWPAAGDDPCGPPSWKHVFCVGNRVSQIQVQKVGLKGPLPKSLNQLTKLSNLGLQKNQFTGMMPSLSGLSELEYAFLDYNNFDSIPPDFFDGLVNLQILALDSNPLNASTGWSLPNQLQDSAQLNSLSLMNCNLAGPLPDFLGNMSSLTSLKLSFNRISGGIPGSFSNSMVQTLWLNEQSGGGMTGPIDVVASVASLTSLWLHGNKFSGKIPQAIGDLTSLKDFNVNSNDLVGLLPDSLADMVLSNLDLNNNQFMGPVPNFKAVNYSYSSNNFCQSDVGVPCAPEVMALLEFLDAVNYPARLVSSWSGNDPCNGQWLGVSCDANQKVNIINMVKYNLTGALSPSIANLDSLTQIKLASNHLIGPIPANWTSLKSLILLDASGNNLSAPLPNFRGSVKLVLDNNPLLNSNKPEPIPSPGKNPPAGGSQSPPNSQYSPSAGTTTNHTHPKKPTEEERSSKKSKLFVFLAPVAILALLVVFVVPLFVYCFKKRKDTFRHPTSLVIHPRDPFDSDNVVKIAIANNNVGNVSTVTGSGSGSRHSSGMGDSHIIEAGNLVISVQVLRNVTKNFAPENELGRGGFGVVYKGELDDGTKIAVKRMEGGVLSSKALGEFEAEIAVLSKVRHRHLVSLLGYSTEGNERILVYEYIPQGALSKHLFHWKSSKLEPLSWKRRLNIALDVARGMEYLHSLAHQSFIHRDLKSSNILLGDDFRAKVSDFGLVKLAPDGEKSVVTRLAGTFGYLAPEYAVMGKITTKSDVFSFGVVLMELLTGLMALDEDRPEESQYLAAWFWKIKSSKEKLMAAVDPALDIKEETFESISIIAELAGHCTAREPNQRPDMGHAVNVLSPLVEKWKPIDDDTEEYCGIDYSLPLNQMVKGWQEAEGKDSSYLDLEDSKSSIPSRPTGFADSFTSADGR, encoded by the exons ATGGAAACAAGGCTTGCTGTAGCATTCTTTCTCGCTACTGTGTCGGTTGTTTTCAGTGCTACAGACCCAAATGACCTTGCAATTCTCAAGCAATTCAGAGAAGGGCTTGAAAATCCCGAGCTCTTGGAATGGCCGGCCGCCGGGGACGACCCTTGTGGCCCTCCGAGCTGGAAACATGTCTTCTGCGTCGGCAACAGAGTGTCCCAAATCCAAGTCCAGAAAGTCGGCCTGAAAGGCCCTCTTCCGAAGAGCCTCAATCAGTTAACCAAGCTCTCCAATTTGGGGCTCCAGAAGAACCAGTTCACCGGAATGATGCCATCTCTAAGTGGGTTGTCGGAACTAGAATACGCCTTTCTGGATTACAACAATTTCGACTCCATTCCGCCGGATTTCTTCGACGGGCTTGTTAATTTGCAGATTCTGGCATTGGATTCCAACCCTCTTAATGCTTCCACCGGCTGGTCACTGCCAAATCAGCTGCAAGATTCAGCTCAACTGAACTCTCTTTCCTTGATGAACTGTAACTTGGCCGGTCCATTGCCAGATTTTCTAGGTAATATGTCTTCTCTGACTAGTTTGAAACTTTCTTTCAATCGGATTTCTGGGGGTATTCCGGGAAGCTTTAGCAACTCCATGGTGCAGACTTTGTGGTTGAACGAACAGTCTGGTGGGGGGATGACTGGCCCAATTGATGTAGTTGCTTCAGTCGCGTCCCTCACTAGCCTGTGGCTCCATGGCAACAAATTTTCAGGTAAAATCCCTCAGGCCATTGGTGATTTGACTTCTTTGAAGGATTTCAATGTGAATAGCAATGATCTTGTTGGCTTGTTACCTGATAGCTTGGCTGATATGGTATTAAGCAATTTAGATTTGAACAATAATCAGTTTATGGGTCCTGTTCCCAATTTCAAAGCTGTTAATTACTCTTACAGTTCAAACAATTTTTGTCAATCGGATGTTGGAGTTCCTTGTGCCCCGGAAGTTATGGCACTGTTAGAATTCCTCGACGCCGTGAATTACCCGGCGAGGCTTGTTTCTTCGTGGTCCGGTAATGATCCTTGTAATGGACAATGGTTGGGGGTGAGTTGTGATGCCAATCAGAAGGTTAATATTATAAACATGGTCAAGTATAACCTTACCGGCGCCTTGAGTCCTTCAATTGCCAACCTAGACTCCCTTACTCAAATTAAACTTGCATCGAATCACCTTATTGGTCCAATTCCGGCCAATTGGACTAGCTTGAAATCCTTGATCCTGTTGGATGCAAGTGGCAACAACCTTTCTGCTCCATTGCCCAACTTCAGGGGCTCGGTTAAACTTGTCTTGGATAATAATCCTTTACTGAATTCTAATAAGCCCGAGCCAATCCCTTCACCGGGAAAGAACCCGCCAGCTGGGGGTTCACAATCCCCTCCTAACAGCCAATATTCACCATCCGCGGGGACAACTACTAATCACACCCATCCTAAGAAACCAACTGAAGAGGAAAGGTCGTCCAAGAAGTCTAAATTATTCGTTTTTTTGGCCCCAGTTGCGATTTTGGCATTGCTGGTCGTTTTCGTGGTTCCCCTCTTTGTTTACTGTTTCAAGAAGAGAAAGGACACCTTCCGGCATCCAACTTCTCTTGTTATTCACCCTAGAGACCCCTTTGATTCGGACAATGTTGTTAAGATTGCAATTGCAAATAACAACGTTGGAAATGTTTCTACGGTAACTGGAAGTGGGTCTGGGAGCAGACACAGTAGTGGAATGGGTGATTCACATATCATTGAGGCTGGTAACTTGGTCATATCAGTTCAAGTTCTTCGGAATGTGACTAAAAATTTTGCTCCAGAAAATGAGCTGGGCCGTGGCGGTTTTGGAGTCGTTTATAAGGGAGAGTTGGATGATGGAACAAAAATAGCAGTGAAACGAATGGAAGGTGGTGTGCTTAGTAGCAAAGCTTTGGGTGAATTTGAAGCTGAAATTGCTGTTCTTTCAAAGGTTCGTCACCGTCATCTGGTATCTCTCCTCGGATATTCTACCGAAGGCAATGAAAGAATTTTAGTGTACGAGTATATACCTCAAGGAGCCCTCAGCAAGCACCTCTTCCACTGGAAGAGCTCGAAATTAGAACCTCTGTCTTGGAAAAGAAGGCTAAATATTGCCTTGGATGTGGCTAGGGGTATGGAGTATCTTCATAGTCTGGCTCACCAGAGCTTCATACACAGAGatcttaaatcttcaaatattttACTTGGTGATGATTTCAGAGCCAAAGTTTCAGATTTTGGATTGGTGAAACTCGCTCCTGACGGGGAGAAGTCTGTAGTAACCAGGCTTGCTGGCACTTTTGGATATCTGGCACCAGAGTATGCCG TTATGGGTAAAATTACAACCAAATCTGATGTCTTCAGTTTCGGTGTCGTGTTAATGGAGCTGTTAACCGGTCTGATGGCACTTGATGAGGACAGACCTGAGGAAAGCCAGTACCTGGCGGCATGGTTCTGGAAAATCAAATCAAGTAAAGAGAAGCTTATGGCTGCCGTGGATCCAGCCCTCGACATCAAAGAAGAAACATTTGAGAGCATCTCTATCATTGCAGAACTTGCAGGCCACTGCACTGCAAGGGAACCAAACCAACGCCCTGATATGGGCCATGCCGTGAATGTCCTATCCCCTCTTGTTGAGAAATGGAAACCGATAGACGATGATACTGAGGAGTACTGCGGTATTGATTACAGTCTTCCCCTTAACCAAATGGTGAAGGGGTGGCAAGAAGCCGAAGGAAAGGACTCCAGTTACTTGGACCTAGAGGACAGCAAGAGTAGCATACCATCAAGGCCTACTGGATTCGCCGACTCCTTCACCTCAGCTGATGGCAGATGA